The DNA sequence ATACATCGCGGTTGTAGGCTGCTACGCACAGCTCAAACCCACGGAGATTTCCCAAATCCCAGGGGTGGATATTGTGTTGGGCGCTGGCGACAAATTCCGCATTCTGGAACTGGTTCACGATTTTACCAAGACAGACAATCCGTGCGTCTACAATGGCGACATCAAGGATGTGGACAGTTTTGTGGACGCTTTCTCGGCAGGAGATCGGACACGTTCATTCCTCAAAGTTCAGGACGGCTGCGATTACAAATGTACCTTCTGCACGATTCCGCTCGCTCGTGGCAAAAGCCGGAGCGATAGCTTGGAGAATATCCTCTCCAATGCCCAAAAACTCGCCGATCAAGGAGTGAAAGAGGTCGTATTGACGGGAGTGAACATCGGTGACTACGGCAAAGGTCTTGAGAAACCAGCCAATTTTCTGGAGGTCATTCAGGGATTGGACCGAGTGTCCCAGATCCCTCGGTTCAGGATTTCATCCATCGAGCCGAATCTCTGTACCAATGAGATCATCCAGTTCGTCTCCACTTCCGATCGCTTCATGCCGCATTTTCACATGCCACTTCAAAGCGGCAACAACGAGATATTGGGCAAGATGCGTCGCCGTTACCGAAGAGAGCTATATGCTGATCGGGTAGCCAAAATCAAGGAGTTGATGCCTCATGCGTGTATTGGAGTGGATGTGATCGTAGGATTCCCCGGAGAAACTGACGCTCACTTTGAGGACACCTATCAGTTTCTTCATGGCTTGGACATCTCCTATCTGCATGTGTTCACCTATTCAGAGCGTGCCAATACCTTGGCAGCTGACATGGAAGGAACAGTTCCGGTGAAGGAGCGCCACCATCGCAGCAAACGCCTCCGAATGCTTTCCGAAAAAAAGAAGCGATACTTCTATCAGCAATTCGAAGGAGAGACAAGACCCATCCTGTTTGAGGAGAAAGAAGAGGACGGGAACATGCATGGATTCACCGACAATTATGTCAAGGTGACCCTTCCTTTTGACGCGGATCTAGTCAATCGCATTGCGCCATTTGGTCTTGAGCAAGTAGATGCCAATGGGTTCATGACCATCACTCAGCCGCAAATTCCAGTCTAGCGTCTAGATCTTCCACCTGTCAGAATGTTTTCCAATTGAGGTAGAATGTTTCGAAAAAAGCGGTACTTTGCCGTTTGAACAATTTTCATTCTACTCGCCCACGATGAAAAAGTCTATCATTTGGGTCATTTCCCTCATCGGAATGACCACGCTCTTCATGCTCGCTACTTCCGCTCAAGCTCAGACCGCCCGTGTCAGATACAACGCAAAACGGACGCCCACACATCTCAGGCATCAGGCAAGTCAGACTTCCAGCAAATCCCCCCATGTATTGAAAGTTAGAAGAAAAAAGGGAGGCCCACGCCACGAAGACCACACCGCCCAGCCTCACGGCCAATTCAATGAGCACTACAAACGTCCATGCCAGCCCAGAAGTAGCCGTACCCACCGCACTAAAATGAACAACCCAGCCACATGATGGGCTGGGTTCAGGGAAAGTTCAGGTATTTGTAGGTTCCAATTCAGATGCTAGAATGCATAAACCGCAGCTAGCAAGAATTGAGAGGCAGTACCAGTTGCCATGCCATCGGCATCCATGAACATATCGACACTGCTCAAGTCTACACGGAATTCAGGAATGAAGGTCAAGTCGCCTCCACCGAAGTTTCCGGACAGTGTGATAGCAGATACCGTAGCATCTTTCTCCTCAGAAAGGATTCCGATTACGCTATTGGCAGCGAAATACTCGTAACGCAAGCCCAAAGCCGCAGATTCGGTGATCGCATAGTTGACATAGGCAGCCGCACCTGCAAAGGTAGCAGCAGTGTCCGCCATGTCTGAGTAGGAAGCGGCGTTCAAGCCGAGCATCAATTCGTCAGTAACCTGGAAAGTGGTGGTCAGGTCCAATTCCATTCCATCGTCGCCAGTGGTGAAGTTCACGTAAGCATCCCATCCTTCAACAGGAGCAACGTAGATTTGAGCACCAATGCTGGTAGGACCGACCTCAGGATCGGCAGTGTACACATTCCAAGGGTTGAATACCCCCACCATGACTCCGAATTTGTCAGAGAAGGCATACTCCAACTTCACGCCGGCATTTTGGAAAGGACCGTTGGTGAAGAGGTAGGAAGTAGAATAGTTGAAGTTTCCGGTAGGAGAGATGATCTCATATCCAACGAATGTCCCCATGTAACCACCAGTGATGGTCAACTTGTCAGTGAAAGCATAGGATACATAGAGGTTTTGGATACGAGGCTGGAAAGCAGCAATTCCAACAGGTTCGGAACCTTCAACTGGGATCAGTCCAGACAAGAAAGCTGGTCCAGCAGACTCTGCGTTGCGAGGACCCATCGCGATTTCGCCAACGAAAGACGCCTTACCAGAAGACTTTTCGAAAACCAAATCCAACATCCCGATAGAGATGGAATTGTGGTCGCCGGCAAAGCTGGTTCCGATATTGGCCTGGCCTGAGAAGTCATACTTGTAGTATGTGTCTACAGAACCGGAAATCGACAAGGAGCTAGACTCCTCTTCTTGAGCCCATGCGGGGGTAATCATGGCCATCAACATGGCCACAATCATAAATCTTGAGAGGTACATAAAATGATGTAGTTTGAGTTAGACTGGTGGGATTGAAGTAGTTGCCACGAGTAGGCAGCCCACAAGCTAGGGGTAGAGCTGACAGGCTGGTTAGACCTGGCTCCAAAAATCAATAGTTTGTACACTCTGGGGGAAGGGAAGAAACGAACGGGCGGGTTGTGTGGTACCCGTTCGTTTCAGGAAGTGAAGTAGGGTAAGGCTTACTCGTCGTATACAATGGTGTATCCGCGAATTCCGTGCTCGTGGCTATCCAGGCCAGTAGTTTCGTGCTCGGCAGTAACTCGGATGCCCCAAACTTGCTTCAATACGAAGAAGATCAAGAAGGCAGACCCAAATGCAGCAGCACCACATGCGGCAACACCGATCAGCTGGGAAACAAACTGTCCCCATCCAGCGGAAGAACCGAAGATACCAACAGCCAAGGTACCGAAGATACCGCAAGTCAAGTGGACAGATACTGCACCTACACAGTCATCCAACTTCAATTTGTCCAAACCTACAGCGGAGAGAACGACCAAGCAACCGGAGATCAATCCGATGATCATCGCTTCCCATGGAGACATCAGGTCAGCACCTGCAGTAATCCCTACCAAACCGGCGAGGATACCGTTCAAGGCCATGCCCAAATCCCAACGCTTGAACAACAAAGCGGCCATGGATACGCCACCGATCGCTCCAGCAGCAGCTGCCAAGCAGGTAGTGGTCAATACCAAGGAAGTCAACGCTGGATCTCCAGACAGTACAGAACCGCCGTTGAACCCGAACCATCCCAACCAAAGGAGGAATACACCGATGGTTGCCAATGGTACACTGGAACCAGGGAAGTCGTTTACTTTGCCATCTTTGTATTTGCCAATACGTGGGCCGAGCAACATGATACCGGCCAGTGCGCCCCATCCACCTACGGAGTGAACCAAGGTAGAACCTGCGAAGTCGTAGAATCCAAGATCGTGAAGGAATCCACCACCCCACTTCCAAGATCCGATGATTGGGTATACCAATCCTACGAATACCAAAGTGAAGATGAAGTAAGAGGAAATCTTGATCCGCTCAGCTACCGCTCCGGACACAATGGTTGCTGCAGTAGCGGCAAACATCGCCTGGAACAAGAAGTCAGTCCAGTAGGTGTAACCGGCATCCGCATAAGCTGCAGTCAAACCTTCTTCTCCGGGAGCCAGCATACCGGCAAACCCGAGGAATCCATTGAACTCGCCTGGATACATCAGGGCAAATCCGATGAATGCATAGGTCAAGAGACCAATCGCAGGAGTAATGGTGTTTTTGAAGAGGATGTTGACGGTGTTTTTCGCTTGGGTAAACCCAGCTTCCACACACGCAAACCCGAGGTGCATAATGAATACCAACGCGGTGGCGACCATCATCCACACGTTGTTACCCAATAAGGCTAGGTCTAAAGCAATGCTTTCGTCCATGATGCTAAGAGATTAAGGGATAAACGTACAAGTAGAACTAGACTCGGGGGGGATCGCTGTTGATTGAAATTCTTTCAACCAACAGTACAATTATATTCAAAATTGTTAAAAAAAGTAGGCGTTTGATTGAAATTCGCTCAACACACAGCACTGAGCTTAGCAATTTATTAAGTCATTGTTTTTCAGGTATAAATGTTATGATTTCGGATTATCTTAATTCAGTACTACCTAGCAGGATTTGTCCTACGATTTAGAATCAAAAAACAACTCTTTGACATACAAGCCATTACACAAAACCACCTTCATAATCATCGCTAATTTGCGATGATCGTAGATTAACTTATTATTAAGTTGATTCAATTCGTATAATATTTCTATCTGGCAATTGTCAACAACCATAAAAACCGAAAAAAAATCTCGAATGCATATCAATTTTCCTGAACCATCCCAATAAAACGCGCATAAATCCGCAGGTATTTGCAAACTTCAGGATCAAAATCACCCAAATTCAAACAACCCCTTCCAAGCAGTCACCTAAGCATCATTTTTAGCCACAATTCTTGGACATTCCTCATATATAAGGCAGCAATTCACGAGATTCCTCATCAAAAACAGAGATATCCCGCGGGATTAACCCCAAAATTTGCTCGTAAGAAAAAATAATCTTTGCTTTGCATTCATACTTGAGGATCAACAGGGTTTGTATCTGACATATCCTTCAAATTTCCCCGAATGTGCTGATGAGATGTAAGGAGAAGCGGGGATAAATCATGGATTTGTCAGACATTCCAAAGAAAAGATCACAGTATTTTAACAGAATTTTCATTTTGTTAAAAAATTTTCTACAATTGCACCAGTAGAGTAGTAATCTATCAATAAGATGGCAAAGACAAAGTTTGAGTACATCTGGCTCGACGGATACAAACCCGAGCCAAACCTCCGCAGCAAAACCAAAGTGTTGGATCTTCCAGCAGACTACGATGGAGATCTGTCTGTGATTCCTGCATGGTCCTTCGATGGTTCCTCCACTGAGCAAGCTGAAGGTTCCTCTTCTGACTGCCTATTGAAGCCTGTCAACGTCTACCCAGACTCTGGCCGCAAAAACGCTTGGTTGGTCATGTGTGAAGTCCTCAATCCAGATGGCACCCCACACGCTACCAACTTCCGTGCTTCCATCCCTAACGATGAAGAATTCTGGTTCGGTTACGAGCAAGAGTACACATTCGTAGTAGATGGTCGTCCGTTGGGCTTCCCTAAGAATGGATATCCTGCACCTCAGGGAATGTACTATTGCTCTGTTGGTTCCGGCAATGTTGCTGGCCGCGACATCGTCGAAGAGCACTTTGACCTGTGTCTAGACGCTGGTCTCCACATCACCGGTATCAACGCCGAGGTAATGTTGGGTCAGTGGGAATACCAATGCTTCGGCAAAGGTGGACAAGACGCTGCTGACGCACTGTGGATCTCTCGCTACCTCCTCTTCCGTGTAGCTGAGAAATACGGAGTAACTGTTGAATTCGCTCCTAAGCCGATCAAAGGTGACTGGAATGGTTCTGGTATGCACACCAACTTCTCCACTGAAGCGATGCGTACCACTGGTGGCGAAGCACTCTTCACTGAGATCTGCGAAGCCTTCGGAAAATACCACCAAGAGCACATCGAGCTTTACGGTTCCGACAACCACGAGCGTTTGACTGGTCTTCACGAGACTCAGCACATCGATACGTTCTCCTACGGTATCTCTGACCGTGGTTCCTCTATCCGTATTCCGATTGGAGCGATCGAGGCCAACTGGGTAGGATACCTCGAAGACCGCCGCCCTGCTTCCAACGCAGACCCATACAAAGTGGCTGGTCGTATCATCGAAACTCTGCAAACTGTACCTGTTAAGGCATAAGTTCTGCTAGTATCATAAAATTAGGGGCTGTCTCATTCATTGAGTTCAGCCCCTTTCTTTTTGTCTCAGCATTTGGGCGTGTCTCGGCGATCTTTACATGGATTCCTGCCTTGACAGATATGCCGCCGAGCCGGGCTGTCCACGGGTCCACTATCGTTTCCGTCCTCGTGAATACATCATGAAGCTCCTTTGACCAGCCAGATAAATGGAAAAATAGGCCCGCTCAATCCGAATGAATCCACTCGGACCTCGCCCCGCCTACCCTAGAATCCCAATCTGGGGCTCGCCGTTACCATCCCTCACGCCTCACCCGCCAGCCGCACATTCGATTGATTTCTCCCCCCCCAAAAAAGAATCCGAGCTATTCCATGAGAAAAGCTCGGATCATAAGTTCTGAGGTTCTTCAGGATCAAGACGCCAAAGATTCATCCGATCCACGAGAAAAGGCTCGAAATCCTTCGACCAACTGATTAGGACATTCCCAGATCATCATATTGCCCACATAGTCTGGCATGATCTGCAAAGCGCCCATCGGCAAGGCCTTGACGAGATCGTGAGCAGATTTGAGTGAAAACTTTCGATCATTCAAGCTCGCAAGGATCAATACAGGAACTCCGATCCGACCAAACCTACTCTGAGCTTTTGCCAATTCGCCCAGCACCGTCCGATAGGCAGTCATCGGCCCCTTTTGCAGCAATCCCAAAAAAGATTGGATCATCTTGGGAGACACATCTGAACCAAACGCAGAAGATGCAAAGCCCCATCCATAAGATGGCAACCGGAGCAATCGCTGAAATCGTGTAGTACCGATAGAATTTCTCACCCAAGCGTATTTCAAATTCCCCATGCTTTCTCCTTGTGAATGCCCTCCGACGCATACCACTCCTGCAATAAAACGACGTGCGGACATCGGTTGATTTTGCAGAAAGTCCAAAGCGATACTAGCACCAAGTCCATGTCCAAGTACCCAGGCGTTTTGAACATTCATGTGATCCATCGCCAGATGAAAGTCCGTTTGCAGCTGGGCAAGATTCACCTGACCATTCCCTAGTGAAGACGATCCGTGGCCGCGAAGATCCAATGCGATCACTCGATATCCATAATTGGCTAGACGAGACCAAACTGGATGCCACGCAGCTGCATTCATTCCGAGATCATGCAAAAGGATCACGGCAGGTCCACTTCCCCGATGCCATAGGTTGAGGATTGCCCCGTCAGGCGTATGAATTTGCACATCCACCCCAGCCAAAGATTCGGGAAGCCCTCCAAACGCACCTTGGGCTTCGTTGGTCTTGATCATGTAGAGATTGACATACATCGCGAGCTGATAAATCGCGAGCAGGACGAGGATCGCGCAGGAGAGTGCGGCGATTGTGGAGAGGAATAATGTCATGAGTAGCGAATCGGGGGTGAAGGTCATCGATCAAAAAACGAGAAAACTCCTGATCGAACGGGCGAGACCAATAAGATAAACTACGGAGAATTACGGCTTTATGCCAATATTCAGAAAATCAATTCTGGCCGAATCCACACCTACCCCAGTGTCGATATTTGGCGCGCAATCCCTTTCCTTCCATCATTCACCATGAACTTGAAAGAGCGATACCTCAAGGATCATTCAAGCCCCCTATTGACTGAGGAGCGATCTTTTGTTGGGAACGTTTGTCATGCATTCAGATTCATTAACAATTCATCATTTCATTTCCCGTATCAATGCGACATTTTTTCCAAAATGGCTGTCATATTTAAAATTTTGCAACAAATCTTGCAAAAGCTTATATTAGCGTACATTTTGCAGAATCAGGGAGTCAGGTATCCCTCCTTCAAAGGGCATCGATCATAGCCCCTCAATCGATTTTCTTTCATTCCTTTTTTTCAGGAAATCCATCCGGGATTTCTCCTGTGGGAGCCATTAGCTCTATTCTGCGGTACGTCTAATCCCCCCGAGACGTCGCTCAATAAACATTTCGTATATGAACGCGTGTGGTCCCAATTCAACCAACTCCGTTCCCTCAGGCCTATATGTTCCAGAATTGGAGCATGATGCATGCGGAATCGGCTTTATTGCCGACCTCAAGGGAACGCCAACCCATTCAACCATCACAGATGCGTTGAACATGCTTACTCGGATGGAGCACCGAGGAGCATGTGGAGCAGATCCTCAGACGGGGGATGGTGCAGGTATCCTCATTAAGATTCCCCACGATTTCTTTCAGGAAGAGGCCCAATCGTTAGGATTCGAGCTTCCAGCCCCTGGCAAGTATGGGGTCGGCATGGTATTTTTTCCTTCCGATGAAGCCCGAAAGGAACCTGCCAGGGAGATTCTTGAAGCTCACATCACCAAGCTGGGATTTAAACTGCTCGGATTCCGTCCTGTAGAGACTGACTCCCAAAAAGCCCACATCGGTACTGGGGCTTTGGCTACCGAGCCAAGTGTAGAGCAGGTGTTTGTTGCTCCGATCGATCCATGGACAGAGGAAACCCTCGAGCGTAAGCTGTTCCTTTTGCGCAGGGCCACTTCGCATGCCATCAATCAAGCGGTGACGGACATGGGGGATGATTTCTATTTTACATCTGTTTCTTCCCGCACGATCGTCTACAAAGGTCAATTCAGGACGGATCAAGTGGGTCCATACTTCCCTGATTTGACAGACCCACGAGTCAAAAGCCCACTGGCGCTCGTCCATTCTCGTTTTTCCACCAACACTTTCCCCAAATGGCGTCTGGCTCAGCCATTTCGATTTATCGCTCACAATGGTGAGATCAATACCATCAAGGGAAACGTCGCCTGGATGCGAGCCAAAGAGGTCATGATGGACTCCCCGCATTTTACACGGGAAGAATTGGACATGATGCTCCCGACCTGTGATCCCAAGCACTCGGACTCACGCAATCTCGATAGTATCGTGGAGCTGTTGGTCATGAGCGGACGCAGCTTGCCACACGCCATGATGATGCTTATTCCCGAAGCATGGCAGAAACAACCGGACATGGACCCTGCCGTCCGTGCCTTTTATGAATATCACTCCGTATTGATGGAGCCTTGGGATGGTCCAGCCTCAGTCTGCTTCACAGATGGCAAAATGGTTGGAGCTACCCTCGACCGTAATGGCCTTCGTCCTTCTAGATACTTGATTACAAAGGATCATCGTTTGATCCTCGCTTCTGAGGCTGGGGCTCTACCTGTTGACCCCAAGATCGTCGTCAAGCGAGGACGCCTCCAACCGGGAAGAATGCTGATTGCAGACCTCGAAGCTGGGGAGTTGATAAACGATCATGACATGAAAGCGAGATTGAGTGCCAGACGGCCATACCAGAAATGGCTAGATGAAAACAAGCTCGATCTACAAGAACTTCCAGACCAACAGGAAAAGCCCAAATACGAGCCCAATCCTACCCCGATAAAGCAACGCCAGGCCCTATTCGGAATGACTCAGGAAGAACTCCAGGTCATCCTCATGCCTATGGCACAGAAGGGGAAGGAGCCCATCGGCTCTATGGGTGCTGATACCCCATTGGCTGTGCTCTCAAACCACAGCCAACACATCAGCCACTACTTCAAGCAATTGTTCGCGCAAGTTTCCAATCCCCCGATCGACCCGATCCGAGAATCCTCGGTGATGTCGTTGTCTGCATGGATTGGCGGTGCCAAAAATGTTTTGGCAGAGACCCCTGCGCAATGCAAGCATATTGCTATCCACGGCCCGATCCTCACCAATGCCGAGCTGCACAAAATTCGCCACATCGAGCATGCAGAATACAAGCCAGCCACCTTGGATGCTGTGTTTTCCACAGATGAATCTTTGGAAGATGCACTCAGCCGGCTAGAACAAGCTGCCACCAAAGCCCTCGATGATGGGGCGACGATCCTGATCGTGAGTGACCGTGCCGCGGGAGAGGGACTCGCACCAATTCCAGGTCTGATGGCCTCTGCAACTGTACATCATCACCTGATTCGCAGCAAACGGAGACATGAAACTGCATTGATCGTAGAGACTGGCGATGCGCGCGAAGTTCATCACTTTGCTACGCTCATCGGCTATGGAGCTATTGCTGTCAATCCCTATTTGGCATTCGATTCCCTTCAATCTGTAGCCGGAGTTCATCCGATGGTGGCTGACTATACGGTATCTCAGCTTCATCGCCAGTACATCCAAAGTGTCGAATTGGGCTTGCTCAAGGTATTCTCAAAAATGGGAATCTCTACGCTTCAATCGTACCATGGATCTCAAATCTTCGAAGTTTTGGGGATCAATCAGGCAGTGGTCAAGCGCTGCTTCACAGGCTCTATTAGTCGAATTGGAGGATTGGATTTCCAGGGAATTGCTCAGGAAGTCCTCGTTCGATATCAGCAGGCGTTCCCCGAAGACGTTGAGAATCTGAGATTGCCATTTGGTGGATTGTATAGTTGGAGACAAGATGGCGAGAAGCATTTGTTTGATCCCAAAACGATTCACCTGCTTCAGAAGTCTACCAAAACCAACGATTACGGCCTTTACAAGCAATATTCCGAAGCCATCCAAGACCCTTCCCGTCCAGTAACCCTTCGTAGTTTGTTCGAATTCACTGGACAATCTCCGATCGCGTTGGAAGAGGTTGAGCCTGCCGAATCGCTGTTCAAACGATTTGCTACTGGCGCCATGTCTTTTGGGTCGCTTTCTCATGAAGCGCATAGCACCTTGGCGATTGCCATGAACCGGATTGGCGGAAAAAGCAATAGTGGTGAGGGAGGAGAAGACCCCAGTCGATTCGATCGCAAGTCCAATGGAGATTGGGAGCGTTCAGCCACTAAACAAATCGCTTCCGGAAGATTCGGGGTTACCTCTTGGTATTTGAGCGAAGCCGAAGAGCTCCAGATCAAAATGGCTCAAGGTGCCAAGCCTGGCGAGGGAGGTCAATTGCCCGGACACAAGGTAGATCCATGGATTGGCCGTGTACGCCATTCTACGCCTGGAGTAGGATTGATTTCTCCGCCGCCACACCACGACATCTATTCGATTGAAGATTTGGCGCAGTTGATCTATGATCTGAAAAACGCCAATCGCAGCGCGCGGATTTCCGTGAAGCTTGTGTCTGAGGCGGGTGTTGGAACTATCGCAGCGGGAGTGGCCAAGGCGCATGCCGACCATATCCTGATTTCTGGAAGCGATGGAGGAACCGGCGCATCTCCGCTCAGTTCCATCCGACATGCAGGTCTGCCTTGGGAATTGGGATTGGCTGAAGCCCATCAGACATTGGTGAAGAATAAGTTGAGAAATCGCGTAACCCTTCAGGCCGACGGTCAAATCAAGACTGGACGAGACTTGGCTATCGCGACCTTGTTGGGAGCAGAGGAATGGGGCGTGGCTACTGCAGCCTTGGTCGTCGAGGGATGCATCATGATGCGCAAATGCCACCTAAATACCTGCCCTGTAGGAGTCGCTACCCAAAATCCAGAACTGAGAAAGCTATTCACTGGAAAACCGGAAGATCTGGTCAACTTCTTCACATTCCTAGCAGAGGAAATGCGTGAGATCATGGCTGAATTGGGATTCCGGACGGTCAATGAAATGGTGGGACAAGTCCAGAAGCTAAAAGTGCGAGAGGACCTTGCCCACTGGAAGTTCTCTCAATTGGATTGGAGCCCGATTCTCCACGCCGAACCCAATCATGGCATGGAAGAATTCAAAGCCGTTCCTCAAGACCATGGCATCGATTCAGTCATGGACTGGGAGCTGTTGGAACACGCAAAACCTGCGCTCGATCATGGACTTCCGGTCTTCAAGACATTCCCCATCGAAAACATCGATCGGTCGGTCGGCACACTTCTTTCCAATGAATTGACCAAGCGCCACAAGGATAAGGGTATTTCTGATGGAAGCATCCACTTTAAATTCTTGGGTTCTGCAGGCCAAAGTTTTGCTGCTTTTGCCGCCAAGGGAATCCGCTTTGAATTGGAAGGGGAAGCCAACGACTACGTGGGCAAAGGCCTTTCCGGAAGCCAGCTGGTCATTTATCCCTCTAAAGAAGCTCCCTTTGAACCTCGTAAAAACATCATCATCGGCAATGTCGCCTTATATGGAGCGACTTCTGGTGAAGCATTTATCCGAGGAATTGCTGGAGAAAGATTTGCGGTGCGTAACTCCGGAGCTACTGCCGTGGTGGAAGGAGTCGGTGATCATGGCTGCGAATACATGACTGGCGGGACCGTGGTGATCATGGGACCTACGGGGAAGAACTTCGCTGCAGGCATGAGCGGAGGCGTAGCCTTTGTCTACAATCAAGATCAAAGCTTCCAAGACAAGTGCAATCAGGAACAAGTAGACCTAGATCCACTTACTTTTTCGGACACAGAACTCCTCAAAGAGCTGATTTCCAGACACTACAATTTCACTGGTAGCCGAACTGCATTACGCTTGGTTACGGATTGGGAGCAAGAAGTTCAGCATTTCGTCAAGGTCATGCCGAAGGAGTACAAAGCCATTCTGGAGAAACAAGCTGAACAAGCTTGGCTTTCGGAAGAGCGCAAGATCGGGTAATCCCCATTACGATATTCCCTTTTTACCAGCTACGCAATAGCCTTTTACATCATGGGAAAACCAACAGGATTCTTAGAATTTGATCGCCAACTCCCGACCAAACGACCGATTGAAGCTCGTGTCCAAAATTTCGAGGAGTTTCTCGGAGACCTTTCCGAAACTGAAAACCGCAACCAAGCCGCCCGGTGTATGGATTGTGGGGTACCATTCTGTCACAGCGGCTGTCCCCTCGGAAACCGCATTCCAGAATTCAACGATGCTGTTTACCAAGGCGATTGGAAGTTCGCTTATGAGTTATTAGCCAGTACCAACAACTTCCCTGAATTCACAGGGAGAATCTGTCCAGCACCTTGCGAGAAGTCTTGTGTGCTCGGTATTCATCAGCCGCCCGTCTCCATTGAGCATATCGAGAAATCCATTGTCGAGCATGCTTTCAAGTCCGGATGGGTCAAGCCCCTTCCTCCCAAATCTCGAACCGGGAAGAAGGTGGCTGTCATCGGAAGTGGCCCTGCGGGGATGGCTGCAGCTGAACAATTGAACCTCGCGGGTCATCTGGTCCACATTTTCGAGCGCGATGCACGCCCCGGAGGCCTATTGACTTATGGAGTGCCCGATTTCAAATTGGAAAAGCAGGTCGTCCTTCGTCGTGCCAAGCTCATGGAAGAAGCCGGTATCGAGTTTTTCTGTGGCGTTGAAATTGGCGTGGACAAAACCATCGAGGAACTCCAAGGGGATTACGATGCCGTACTATTGGCCATTGGCTCTACTGTTCCTCGGGAAATGGAGCTCCCAGGTCGAAACTTGAAGGGCATTCATGTAGCGATGGACTATCTGACGCTTCAAAACCAAGCGCTTGGAAATGAAATCGCCGAGCCTCTCCCTATTCACGCTCATGGCAAACGAGTATTGGTGATCGGAGGTGGAGATACCGGATCTGATTGTATCGGGACCGCAAATCGACAAGGCGCCGTATCTGTCACTCAAATCACTTGGGGAAATAAGCCACCGGAAGATCGCCCGGAAGGCAATCCGTGGCCAGAGTGGCCGATGATTCTAGAGACAAGCTCATCACACGAAGAAGGGTGCGATCGCAATTGGAATATCATGTCCCAAGAATTTGTGGGCAATGAGGCCGGCGAACTTACAGGCCTCAAGGTATGTGATATTGTCTGGAAAAACGGTCGAGAATACTACGAAATCGTGGAAGGTAGTGAACGAGTCATTCCTTGTGAATTGGCGTTGATCGCCGTAGGATTCATCCATCCGGAAAAAGCCTCTGCCATTGATCCACTTGGGATTTCAACGGATCGACGTGGAAATATCGAGACCTCCAAGTTCCAGACCAACCAACCTGGCGTATTCGCAGCAGGAGATTGCAATCGAGGGCAATCCCTAGTGGTATGGGCGATTTCTGAGGGGCGGGAGGCAGCTCGTGAAATTGACAAATACCTAGAAGGAA is a window from the Pontibacter sp. G13 genome containing:
- the mtaB gene encoding tRNA (N(6)-L-threonylcarbamoyladenosine(37)-C(2))-methylthiotransferase MtaB, which gives rise to MQKVAFYTLGCKLNFSETSTIARQFLEAGFTKTEFSDAADVYIINTCSVTDNADKKCRKIIKQALKQNADAYIAVVGCYAQLKPTEISQIPGVDIVLGAGDKFRILELVHDFTKTDNPCVYNGDIKDVDSFVDAFSAGDRTRSFLKVQDGCDYKCTFCTIPLARGKSRSDSLENILSNAQKLADQGVKEVVLTGVNIGDYGKGLEKPANFLEVIQGLDRVSQIPRFRISSIEPNLCTNEIIQFVSTSDRFMPHFHMPLQSGNNEILGKMRRRYRRELYADRVAKIKELMPHACIGVDVIVGFPGETDAHFEDTYQFLHGLDISYLHVFTYSERANTLAADMEGTVPVKERHHRSKRLRMLSEKKKRYFYQQFEGETRPILFEEKEEDGNMHGFTDNYVKVTLPFDADLVNRIAPFGLEQVDANGFMTITQPQIPV
- a CDS encoding outer membrane beta-barrel protein, whose product is MYLSRFMIVAMLMAMITPAWAQEEESSSLSISGSVDTYYKYDFSGQANIGTSFAGDHNSISIGMLDLVFEKSSGKASFVGEIAMGPRNAESAGPAFLSGLIPVEGSEPVGIAAFQPRIQNLYVSYAFTDKLTITGGYMGTFVGYEIISPTGNFNYSTSYLFTNGPFQNAGVKLEYAFSDKFGVMVGVFNPWNVYTADPEVGPTSIGAQIYVAPVEGWDAYVNFTTGDDGMELDLTTTFQVTDELMLGLNAASYSDMADTAATFAGAAAYVNYAITESAALGLRYEYFAANSVIGILSEEKDATVSAITLSGNFGGGDLTFIPEFRVDLSSVDMFMDADGMATGTASQFLLAAVYAF
- a CDS encoding ammonium transporter, translating into MDESIALDLALLGNNVWMMVATALVFIMHLGFACVEAGFTQAKNTVNILFKNTITPAIGLLTYAFIGFALMYPGEFNGFLGFAGMLAPGEEGLTAAYADAGYTYWTDFLFQAMFAATAATIVSGAVAERIKISSYFIFTLVFVGLVYPIIGSWKWGGGFLHDLGFYDFAGSTLVHSVGGWGALAGIMLLGPRIGKYKDGKVNDFPGSSVPLATIGVFLLWLGWFGFNGGSVLSGDPALTSLVLTTTCLAAAAGAIGGVSMAALLFKRWDLGMALNGILAGLVGITAGADLMSPWEAMIIGLISGCLVVLSAVGLDKLKLDDCVGAVSVHLTCGIFGTLAVGIFGSSAGWGQFVSQLIGVAACGAAAFGSAFLIFFVLKQVWGIRVTAEHETTGLDSHEHGIRGYTIVYDE
- a CDS encoding glutamine synthetase beta-grasp domain-containing protein translates to MAKTKFEYIWLDGYKPEPNLRSKTKVLDLPADYDGDLSVIPAWSFDGSSTEQAEGSSSDCLLKPVNVYPDSGRKNAWLVMCEVLNPDGTPHATNFRASIPNDEEFWFGYEQEYTFVVDGRPLGFPKNGYPAPQGMYYCSVGSGNVAGRDIVEEHFDLCLDAGLHITGINAEVMLGQWEYQCFGKGGQDAADALWISRYLLFRVAEKYGVTVEFAPKPIKGDWNGSGMHTNFSTEAMRTTGGEALFTEICEAFGKYHQEHIELYGSDNHERLTGLHETQHIDTFSYGISDRGSSIRIPIGAIEANWVGYLEDRRPASNADPYKVAGRIIETLQTVPVKA
- a CDS encoding alpha/beta hydrolase, which codes for MTLFLSTIAALSCAILVLLAIYQLAMYVNLYMIKTNEAQGAFGGLPESLAGVDVQIHTPDGAILNLWHRGSGPAVILLHDLGMNAAAWHPVWSRLANYGYRVIALDLRGHGSSSLGNGQVNLAQLQTDFHLAMDHMNVQNAWVLGHGLGASIALDFLQNQPMSARRFIAGVVCVGGHSQGESMGNLKYAWVRNSIGTTRFQRLLRLPSYGWGFASSAFGSDVSPKMIQSFLGLLQKGPMTAYRTVLGELAKAQSRFGRIGVPVLILASLNDRKFSLKSAHDLVKALPMGALQIMPDYVGNMMIWECPNQLVEGFRAFSRGSDESLAS